The following coding sequences are from one Megamonas funiformis window:
- a CDS encoding septum site-determining protein MinC: MNELITFKGSNDGLILVITKKANFNQIKEALSKKLASCSNFFEANTTILLKDDKFSQEEQNILADILKQYQLNLKIVTVDKTATNQHCSAQNPPLIIKRTVRGGEEIFSKGSIVIEGNVNPGAKIIAGGNIDIHGHCRGIVYAGAYGDINSYIIADKLSPLQIRIAHLIARAPDNSENITDNKKSSTPEKAIICDNTIILEPFNREN; encoded by the coding sequence ATGAATGAATTAATAACGTTTAAAGGTTCTAATGATGGCTTAATTTTAGTCATAACAAAAAAAGCTAATTTCAATCAAATTAAAGAAGCATTAAGTAAAAAATTAGCTTCTTGTTCCAATTTTTTTGAAGCTAATACTACTATATTGCTCAAAGATGATAAATTCTCTCAAGAAGAGCAAAATATATTAGCTGATATCTTAAAACAATATCAATTAAATTTAAAAATTGTAACTGTTGACAAGACAGCTACAAACCAACATTGTTCAGCACAAAATCCGCCATTAATCATCAAACGCACTGTACGTGGAGGCGAAGAAATTTTTTCTAAAGGCTCTATCGTCATTGAAGGAAATGTCAATCCTGGTGCTAAAATCATAGCTGGTGGAAATATTGATATTCATGGTCATTGTCGTGGCATTGTCTATGCTGGAGCCTATGGCGATATTAATTCTTATATAATTGCTGATAAATTATCGCCACTGCAAATACGTATAGCACATTTAATTGCTAGAGCACCAGATAATAGTGAAAATATTACTGATAATAAAAAATCATCAACTCCTGAAAAAGCTATTATCTGTGATAATACCATTATCCTAGAGCCATTCAATCGAGAAAATTAA
- the minD gene encoding septum site-determining protein MinD produces MTQTNTNCKIIVITSGKGGVGKTTTTANIGAGLAMKGYKVALIDTDTGLRNLDLLLGLENRIMYDLVDVTSGKIPYKKALVRHKKYETLFLLPTSQTKDKLAVSPEQVVALCSEMSADFDFILIDCPAGIEQGFKTAVAAADIALVVTMPEISAVRDADKIIGELNRADKENILLIVNRIRPDMVAKGEMLDLDDINDILAIKCIGQIPDDEMVVSSTNRGEPVIANTKSQAGIAYQNITRRLCGEDVPFMTFRTKESFFDRLKKLF; encoded by the coding sequence ATGACCCAAACTAATACAAATTGTAAAATCATTGTTATTACTTCTGGTAAAGGTGGTGTAGGCAAAACTACTACTACAGCCAATATAGGTGCTGGTCTTGCCATGAAAGGATATAAAGTCGCACTTATTGATACAGATACAGGGCTTCGCAATCTTGACTTATTATTAGGTTTAGAAAATCGCATTATGTATGATTTAGTAGATGTAACATCTGGTAAAATTCCTTACAAAAAAGCCCTTGTTCGCCATAAAAAATATGAGACATTATTCTTATTGCCTACATCTCAGACAAAAGATAAACTCGCCGTATCTCCTGAACAAGTTGTCGCTTTATGTTCAGAAATGAGTGCAGATTTTGATTTCATCTTGATTGACTGCCCTGCTGGTATTGAACAAGGTTTCAAAACAGCTGTAGCCGCTGCTGATATCGCTTTAGTTGTTACTATGCCTGAAATCTCTGCTGTTCGTGATGCCGATAAAATTATTGGTGAATTGAACCGCGCTGATAAAGAAAATATCTTATTAATCGTCAACAGAATTCGTCCTGATATGGTAGCTAAAGGTGAAATGCTAGACCTTGATGATATCAACGATATCTTAGCTATAAAATGTATCGGTCAAATTCCAGATGATGAAATGGTCGTATCTTCTACTAACCGTGGTGAACCTGTAATTGCTAATACAAAATCTCAAGCTGGTATAGCTTATCAAAATATCACTAGACGTCTTTGTGGTGAAGATGTTCCATTTATGACTTTCCGTACTAAAGAGTCTTTCTTTGATAGATTAAAAAAATTATTTTAA
- the minE gene encoding cell division topological specificity factor MinE has product MFEVVMKLLNRNQKTSKEIAKDRLKVVLIHDRANISPEVMQALKNDIIEVISHYMDINKNEMEISLENDDNSVALLANIPVNRIKNQAKR; this is encoded by the coding sequence ATGTTTGAGGTTGTAATGAAATTATTAAATAGAAATCAAAAAACATCTAAAGAAATTGCTAAAGATAGATTAAAAGTCGTATTAATTCATGACCGTGCTAATATTTCTCCTGAAGTTATGCAAGCTTTAAAAAACGATATAATTGAGGTAATTTCTCATTACATGGATATAAATAAAAATGAAATGGAAATTTCTTTGGAAAATGATGATAATTCTGTTGCATTATTAGCTAATATCCCTGTAAATCGCATTAAAAATCAAGCTAAAAGATAG
- a CDS encoding lysylphosphatidylglycerol synthase transmembrane domain-containing protein, with protein sequence MNKFHKRLCVLIFFVSVISAGVIYFTVDINTLSSLTQFNPLAIIAALISISFGLFLDGLRLVQLVNISNEKISFSQALHVVFGNYFLALLTPGFSGGAIAQVLFLRHAEIPVGKATIIVIVRTILSIMFLIMCMPFIFMHDAGIIPWISDETLMIISSLAFLVILMLIWCFKHNYLDYLVIKFVRRLSYKKAKAFLSFYRDNKLAIKLLLASPLKMLKVYITSGLSLLFIYAIVPILMFSLTDDFDGVLAMGRMIILNILLYFSPTPGGSGIAEGGFILLFNSMLPEGTVGIVAVTWRLIAEYIPFLIGFYYTIKVFGRDFLNKPLIK encoded by the coding sequence ATGAACAAATTCCATAAAAGACTTTGTGTCTTAATTTTTTTCGTATCTGTGATTTCTGCTGGAGTCATTTATTTCACAGTGGATATTAATACTTTATCTAGTTTGACACAGTTCAATCCTCTAGCAATAATCGCAGCTTTGATTTCCATTAGCTTTGGTTTATTTTTAGATGGTTTAAGACTTGTCCAGTTAGTTAATATCTCCAACGAAAAAATCTCATTTTCACAAGCATTACATGTAGTATTTGGCAATTATTTCTTAGCACTGCTAACACCTGGTTTCAGCGGTGGTGCAATTGCTCAAGTACTCTTTTTACGTCATGCTGAAATACCTGTCGGAAAAGCCACTATAATTGTCATTGTCCGCACAATTTTATCCATCATGTTTTTAATCATGTGCATGCCGTTTATCTTCATGCATGATGCAGGTATAATCCCATGGATTTCTGATGAAACTTTAATGATTATCTCTAGTTTGGCTTTTTTAGTTATTTTGATGTTGATTTGGTGTTTCAAGCATAATTACTTAGATTATCTAGTAATTAAATTTGTTCGTCGACTTTCTTACAAAAAAGCAAAAGCATTTCTTTCTTTTTATCGAGATAATAAATTAGCTATAAAACTTTTATTAGCTTCTCCTTTAAAAATGCTTAAAGTCTATATTACGTCGGGCTTAAGTTTACTTTTTATCTATGCTATCGTACCAATTTTAATGTTTAGTTTAACTGATGATTTTGATGGTGTCTTAGCCATGGGACGTATGATAATTTTAAACATCTTACTTTACTTTTCTCCAACGCCAGGAGGTTCTGGTATCGCCGAAGGTGGTTTTATATTATTGTTTAACTCTATGTTACCAGAAGGTACTGTCGGTATTGTAGCTGTTACATGGCGCTTAATCGCTGAATATATACCTTTCCTCATTGGTTTTTACTATACAATTAAAGTCTTTGGTCGAGATTTTTTAAATAAACCACTTATAAAATAA
- the ruvB gene encoding Holliday junction branch migration DNA helicase RuvB has protein sequence MEDFNERIVSGGEMDIDNWQYSLRPKKLQEYIGQDKVKDNLSIFIQAALNRNEALDHVLLYGPPGLGKTTLANIIANEMGVNFRVTSGPAIERSGDLAALLTNLTEKDVLFIDEIHRLSHSVEEVLYSAMEDFALDIIIGKGPSARSIRLDIAPFTLIGATTKAGALASPLRDRFGVISRLEYYTPESLVFIIKRSAEILNIPIEDRGALEIARRSRGTPRVANRLLKRVRDFAQIKGDGIITDEIADTALAMLEIDKMGLDHIDRNILLTMINKFGGGPVGLETLAAAVSEETDTIGDVYEPYLLQLGFINRTPRGRVVTKLGYEHLGLTKTE, from the coding sequence ATGGAAGACTTTAATGAACGCATAGTTTCTGGTGGCGAGATGGATATTGATAATTGGCAGTATTCTCTACGCCCTAAGAAATTACAAGAATATATAGGACAAGATAAAGTCAAAGATAATTTATCTATTTTCATTCAAGCAGCTTTAAATCGCAATGAAGCTCTTGACCATGTACTTTTATACGGACCTCCTGGACTCGGTAAAACTACACTTGCCAATATTATCGCTAATGAAATGGGAGTAAACTTCCGTGTAACTTCTGGGCCAGCTATTGAGCGCTCTGGCGATTTAGCAGCACTACTTACGAACCTCACCGAAAAAGACGTATTATTTATTGATGAAATTCACCGTCTTTCTCATAGCGTAGAAGAAGTTTTATATTCCGCTATGGAAGATTTTGCCTTGGATATCATCATCGGTAAAGGGCCAAGCGCTCGCTCTATTCGTCTTGATATTGCGCCATTTACACTCATTGGAGCGACTACTAAAGCTGGTGCCTTAGCCTCTCCACTACGTGATCGCTTTGGTGTTATTTCTCGCCTAGAATATTACACACCTGAATCATTAGTTTTTATTATCAAGCGCTCCGCTGAAATCTTAAATATACCTATCGAAGATAGAGGAGCTTTGGAAATCGCACGTCGCTCTCGTGGAACACCTCGAGTAGCTAATCGCCTTTTAAAACGAGTTCGTGATTTCGCTCAAATAAAAGGCGACGGTATTATCACTGATGAAATCGCAGATACGGCTCTAGCTATGCTTGAAATTGACAAGATGGGGCTTGACCATATTGATCGCAATATTTTACTCACTATGATTAATAAATTTGGCGGTGGCCCTGTCGGTCTTGAAACATTAGCTGCAGCAGTAAGCGAAGAAACAGATACTATCGGTGATGTTTATGAGCCTTATTTACTTCAATTAGGCTTTATCAATCGCACTCCTAGAGGGCGAGTTGTTACCAAGCTTGGTTATGAACATCTTGGTTTGACAAAAACGGAATAA
- a CDS encoding epoxyqueuosine reductase QueH, with amino-acid sequence MNILLHMCCGPCACYPVPKLRSEGHDITGYFFNPNIHPYKEFKHRLTTAQEYAQKVDLKLIVDTNYQLRDFLQRALTIEKNTDGLNLDNRRCRMCYAWRLHQTAIYAKENNFDAFSSTLFVSPYQNHEMMKDVAQKISQAVGIPFFYEDFRPGFAEGTQTSIDLELYRQPYCGCIFSEEERYSNSFKKKRKKKLKALFNEQNNK; translated from the coding sequence ATGAATATATTACTTCATATGTGTTGTGGTCCATGCGCTTGTTATCCAGTGCCAAAACTTCGTTCAGAAGGTCATGATATTACAGGATATTTTTTCAATCCTAATATTCACCCTTATAAAGAATTTAAGCACCGTTTAACAACTGCACAAGAATATGCACAAAAAGTTGATTTAAAACTTATCGTAGATACAAATTATCAATTACGAGATTTTTTACAACGTGCTTTAACTATCGAAAAAAATACAGATGGTCTTAATTTAGATAATCGACGCTGCCGTATGTGTTATGCTTGGCGACTTCATCAAACAGCAATTTATGCTAAAGAAAATAATTTTGATGCATTCTCATCAACTTTATTTGTCAGTCCTTATCAAAACCATGAAATGATGAAAGATGTCGCTCAAAAAATTTCTCAAGCGGTAGGTATTCCTTTCTTCTATGAAGATTTTCGACCAGGATTTGCTGAAGGAACACAAACAAGCATTGATTTAGAATTATATCGTCAGCCTTATTGTGGTTGTATCTTCAGTGAAGAAGAACGTTATTCCAATTCTTTCAAGAAAAAACGCAAAAAAAAATTAAAAGCTCTCTTTAATGAGCAAAATAATAAATGA
- a CDS encoding GNAT family N-acetyltransferase, with amino-acid sequence MISITTATADDLITLADIEQICFSSQESASLNTLKSRFDVFPNHFLVAKIHKHDDNEIIGFVNGMVTDEETITDEMYTNAKLHQPQGKYQTIFGIDVLPSYQHLGIATKLMKNLIEKAQKEKRTGIILCCKHQLIPFYEQFGFQNLGISKSTHGGVVWYDMLLNI; translated from the coding sequence ATGATATCTATTACTACTGCAACAGCTGATGATTTAATAACTCTTGCAGATATTGAGCAAATATGTTTTTCATCCCAAGAAAGTGCTAGTTTAAATACTTTAAAATCTAGATTTGATGTATTTCCTAATCATTTCTTAGTAGCCAAAATTCATAAACATGATGATAATGAAATTATAGGTTTTGTCAATGGTATGGTAACTGATGAAGAAACTATTACTGATGAAATGTATACAAATGCTAAACTTCATCAACCTCAAGGAAAGTATCAAACAATCTTTGGTATTGATGTATTGCCATCTTATCAACATTTAGGCATTGCAACTAAATTAATGAAAAATCTTATTGAAAAGGCTCAAAAAGAAAAACGCACTGGAATTATTTTATGCTGTAAACATCAACTTATTCCATTTTATGAACAATTTGGATTTCAAAATTTAGGTATTTCTAAATCTACACATGGTGGCGTTGTCTGGTATGACATGCTCCTAAATATATAA
- a CDS encoding MFS transporter: MTKNNLIVFILTIGVFSILNTEMGVIGILPIVASTYNIEISVAGLLVSLFALAVAVSGPILPLLLSKYNRKTIMIISLGTFFVCNVISAFAGSFWLVLVARVVPAFLHPVYVSLSFAIASSSVSEKEAPKAVAKVMVGVSAGMVLGVPVMSYIANLFSLEIAMLAFALVNLIALALTIIYVPSMPVKEKMSYGSQLKILKDINLWWALIAVILLNGANFGVYSYLADYLERVSLLSTEFVSITLLIFGLANILGNVIAGRLLSQRPLSFVGIYPFLLTVLFLVMLFLGNMGFVIMGIVLIWGILVGCAANINQYWITRVASNVPDFANALFLVATNVGTCIAAFVCGIFIDEFGINNVVLGGILFTVLSIGFFFAGIKKSPKEKMLKVNKAV, encoded by the coding sequence ATGACTAAGAATAATTTAATCGTATTTATTTTGACTATAGGCGTATTTAGTATCTTAAATACGGAGATGGGTGTCATTGGTATATTGCCAATAGTTGCAAGTACTTATAATATAGAAATATCTGTGGCTGGTTTATTAGTTAGCTTATTTGCTTTAGCAGTAGCTGTGTCTGGTCCGATATTACCTTTATTATTATCTAAATATAATCGCAAAACGATTATGATAATATCTTTGGGAACTTTTTTTGTTTGTAATGTGATATCTGCTTTTGCAGGAAGTTTTTGGCTTGTATTAGTGGCAAGAGTAGTGCCTGCATTTTTACACCCTGTATATGTTTCATTATCTTTTGCTATAGCTTCTTCATCTGTATCAGAAAAAGAAGCACCTAAGGCAGTAGCAAAAGTAATGGTTGGTGTTTCAGCTGGTATGGTGCTTGGTGTACCAGTTATGAGTTATATTGCAAATTTATTTTCTTTAGAAATAGCTATGCTTGCTTTTGCTTTGGTGAATTTAATCGCTTTAGCATTGACAATAATATATGTACCATCTATGCCAGTCAAAGAAAAAATGTCTTATGGCTCTCAGCTCAAAATTTTAAAAGATATTAATTTATGGTGGGCTTTGATAGCTGTAATTTTATTAAATGGTGCAAATTTTGGTGTATATAGTTATTTAGCCGATTATTTAGAAAGAGTATCGCTATTATCCACAGAATTTGTGAGCATTACACTTTTGATTTTCGGTTTAGCGAATATTTTAGGCAATGTTATTGCTGGTAGATTATTAAGCCAAAGACCACTTTCATTTGTAGGGATATATCCATTTTTGTTAACAGTATTATTTTTAGTAATGCTATTTTTAGGCAATATGGGTTTTGTAATCATGGGTATAGTTTTAATCTGGGGAATACTCGTGGGTTGTGCTGCTAATATTAATCAGTATTGGATAACAAGAGTGGCATCTAATGTGCCTGATTTTGCTAATGCTTTATTTTTAGTAGCTACAAATGTAGGTACTTGTATAGCAGCTTTTGTATGTGGTATTTTCATTGATGAATTTGGTATAAATAATGTAGTTTTAGGTGGCATTTTATTCACTGTATTGAGTATAGGTTTCTTTTTTGCGGGAATAAAAAAATCACCAAAGGAGAAAATGTTAAAAGTAAATAAAGCAGTATAA
- a CDS encoding alpha/beta hydrolase, whose amino-acid sequence MMSVSALAKDISDTEARTDKELLPALKQSREMDFAKTGVQGYKDLFNNLVGSKDLPKDENVNVYDVYVENPDSDKDLRLRIYKPVNKQDNLAGILWIHGGGYLFGVPEQDEMQSIRFAKEVGAVVVAVDYRLAPENKYPASLNDCYTALGYLFKNADKLGVDKERIAVAGASAGGGLCAATALMARDKGEYKLAFQMPLYPMIDDRFQTPASQENIDLRVWNNVANKYAWHAYIGDLAGTDEVSYYMAPARAKDLTGLPPAYSCVGNLDPFRDDTINYMARLAQAGVPAELHVYPGAYHAFEVIAPDTQYAKDVVNEYVKVLNKALNK is encoded by the coding sequence ATGATGTCTGTTAGTGCATTGGCAAAAGATATATCAGATACAGAAGCAAGAACAGATAAAGAATTATTACCAGCATTAAAACAAAGTAGAGAGATGGATTTTGCTAAAACTGGTGTGCAAGGATATAAGGATTTATTCAATAATTTAGTTGGTTCTAAGGATTTGCCGAAAGATGAAAATGTAAATGTATATGATGTATATGTAGAAAATCCTGATAGTGATAAGGATTTACGTTTGCGCATTTATAAGCCAGTGAATAAACAAGATAATTTAGCTGGTATTTTGTGGATACATGGTGGTGGATATTTATTTGGTGTGCCTGAACAAGATGAGATGCAAAGTATTCGCTTTGCTAAAGAAGTAGGTGCAGTAGTTGTAGCTGTAGATTATAGATTAGCGCCTGAAAATAAATATCCAGCTAGTTTAAATGACTGTTATACAGCTTTAGGTTATTTATTTAAAAATGCAGATAAATTAGGTGTAGATAAGGAGAGAATTGCTGTAGCTGGTGCTAGTGCAGGTGGCGGATTATGTGCAGCTACTGCTTTAATGGCTAGAGATAAAGGCGAATATAAATTAGCTTTTCAAATGCCTCTTTATCCAATGATTGACGATAGATTTCAGACGCCAGCAAGTCAAGAAAATATAGATTTGCGAGTTTGGAATAATGTAGCTAATAAATACGCATGGCATGCTTATATTGGTGATTTAGCAGGAACAGATGAAGTGTCTTATTATATGGCTCCAGCTAGAGCAAAAGATTTGACAGGTTTGCCACCAGCATATTCTTGTGTAGGTAATTTAGACCCATTTAGAGATGATACTATAAATTATATGGCAAGATTAGCTCAAGCAGGTGTGCCAGCAGAATTACATGTTTATCCAGGAGCGTATCATGCTTTTGAAGTGATTGCACCTGATACACAATATGCAAAAGATGTAGTCAATGAATATGTAAAAGTTTTAAATAAAGCTTTGAATAAATAA